A part of Thalassophryne amazonica chromosome 3, fThaAma1.1, whole genome shotgun sequence genomic DNA contains:
- the sdhb gene encoding succinate dehydrogenase [ubiquinone] iron-sulfur subunit, mitochondrial, with protein MSLVGFSSLRCCAASILRSSKTLLAVRCAQTAAAQSRIKKFEVYRWDPDTPGDKPRIQTYEIDLNTCGPMVLDALIKIKNEMDSTLTFRRSCREGICGSCAMNINGGNTLACLNKIDTNTSKPMKIYPLPHMYVVKDLVPDMSNFYAQYKSIEPYLKKRDETNEGKEQYLQSVEDRQKLDGLYECILCACCSTSCPSYWWNGDKYLGPAVLMQAYRWMIDSRDEYTEERLAKLQDPFSLYRCHTIMNCTKTCPKGLNPGKAIAEIKKMMATYKEKKAAAV; from the exons ATGTCTCTAGTTGGTTTTTCGTCCTTGAGGTGCTGTGCTGCGTCGATACTCCGTTCCTCCAAAACGCTGCTG GCAGTCCGATGTGCCCAAACAGCAGCAGCACAGTCCAGAATAAAGAAGTTTGAGGTGTACCGATGGGACCCAGATACTCCAGGAGACAAACCCCGCATCCAGACCTATGAGATTGACCTCAACAC TTGTGGCCCAATGGTTCTTGATGCCTTGATCAAGATTAAGAATGAGATGGATTCGACTCTGACTTTCCGCCGCTCCTGCAGAGAAG GTATTTGTGGTTCCTGTGCGATGAACATCAATGGAGGCAACACACTTGCGTGTCTTAATAAGATTGACACAAACACAAGCAAACCAATGAAGATCTACCCGTTGCCACATATGTATGTGGTCAAGGATCTGGTGCCT GACATGAGTAACTTCTACGCCCAGTACAAGTCCATTGAACCGTACCTAAAGAAGAGGGACGAGACAAACGAAGGGAAGGAGCAGTACCTGCAAAGTGTGGAGGACAGGCAGAAACTG GACGGGCTGTATGAATGTATCCTCTGTGCTTGCTGCAGTACAAGCTGCCCCAGCTACTGGTGGAATGGAGACAAATATCTCGGACCTGCTGTCCTCATGCAG GCGTATCGTTGGATGATTGACTCACGAGATGAGTATACAGAGGAGCGTTTGGCCAAACTGCAGGATCCTTTTTCTCTCTACCGCTGTCACACAATCATGAACTGCACCAAGACCTGCCCTAAG gggCTGAACCCGGGAAAAGCGATAGCTGAGATCAAGAAGATGATGGCCACATACAAAGAGAAGAAAGCAGCTGCTGTTTGA
- the mfap2 gene encoding microfibrillar-associated protein 2: MRPEESRSKLNLSSVKVSLPLRETMRVVLLICMPVLLLAQPPHEEERFHLVGDYDSDYFPEAPDVLKNHDSFPDTYQRLTRLDQLIRPEKSESDLETEPTEPGPLDCREEQYPCTRLYSVHKPCKQCLNNICFYSLRRVYVINKEICVRTVCAHEELLRADLCRDQFSRCGVAALSGQCASLGGSCGKSCGGC, encoded by the exons ATGAGACCTGAGGAGAGTCGAAGCAAACTGAATCTGTCTAG TGTCAAAGTCAGTCTGCCTCTCAGAGAGACCATGAGAGTCGTCCTGCTCATCTGCATGCCAG tCCTGCTGCTCGCCCAGCCTCCGCACGAGGAAGAAAGGTTTCATTTAGTGG GGGATTATGACTCGGACTATTTTCCAG AGGCTCCAGACGTTCTTAAGAATCACGACTCTTTTCCTGACACCTACCAACGGCTAACGCGACTGGACCAACTGATCCGCCCTGAAAAGTCAG AATCGGATTTGGAGACGGAGCCCACAGAGCCTGGCCCTCTCG ATTGCAGAGAGGAGCAGTACCCATGCACAAGACTCTACTCCGTGCACAAGCCGTGCAAGCAGTGCTTGAACAACATCTGCTTCTACAG TTTGCGACGAGTCTACGTCATCAACAAGGAGATTTGTGTGAGGACTGTGTGTGCACATGAAGAACTGCTCCGAG CGGACCTGTGCCGTGATCAGTTCTCTCGCTGTGGCGTGGCAGCGCTTAGCGGCCAGTGTGCATCACTAGGAGGAAGCTGCGGGAAGAGCTGTGGCGGCTGCTGA